A region from the Aeromicrobium choanae genome encodes:
- a CDS encoding LLM class flavin-dependent oxidoreductase yields MTDTTDYGHDLLFGTFVTPVSRPVHRAVEQAVVADRAGLDLVTFQDHPYVAKFHDTSTLLAYAAARTERIRLAANVTNLPLRPPAVLARSIATLDQLSGGRVELGLGAGAFWDGVEAMGGPRRTPGESIEALEEAIAIIRGIWDTEDSSVLSVRGKHYDVHGAKRGPAPAHPVEIWVGAYKPRILRMTGRVADGWLPSLSYLEKGPAELADMNRRIDDAAVGAGRDPRDIRRFLNLAGDLSAEQLADIALTYGTSGFILPSDDASTTERFAAEVVPAVRELVATARGTSHD; encoded by the coding sequence ATGACCGACACCACCGACTACGGACACGACCTGCTGTTCGGCACCTTCGTGACGCCGGTGAGCCGACCCGTCCACCGGGCGGTCGAGCAGGCGGTCGTGGCGGACCGCGCGGGCCTGGACCTGGTGACCTTCCAGGACCACCCCTACGTCGCGAAGTTCCACGACACCTCGACCCTGCTCGCGTACGCGGCGGCCAGGACCGAGCGGATCCGGTTGGCGGCGAACGTCACCAACCTCCCGCTGCGGCCGCCGGCCGTGCTCGCCCGCTCGATCGCGACGCTGGACCAGCTCAGCGGCGGCCGGGTCGAGCTCGGCCTTGGTGCCGGCGCGTTCTGGGACGGCGTCGAGGCCATGGGCGGCCCTCGTCGCACGCCCGGCGAGTCGATCGAGGCGCTCGAGGAGGCCATCGCGATCATCCGCGGGATCTGGGACACCGAGGACTCGAGCGTCCTGTCGGTGCGGGGGAAGCACTACGACGTGCACGGCGCCAAGCGCGGCCCCGCTCCGGCGCACCCGGTCGAGATCTGGGTCGGCGCCTACAAGCCGCGCATCCTGCGGATGACCGGTCGCGTGGCCGACGGCTGGCTCCCGTCGCTGTCCTACCTGGAGAAGGGGCCCGCGGAGCTGGCCGACATGAACCGACGGATCGACGACGCCGCGGTCGGCGCGGGCCGCGACCCTCGCGACATCCGCCGCTTCCTCAACCTCGCCGGCGACCTCTCGGCCGAGCAGCTGGCGGACATCGCGCTGACGTACGGCACGAGCGGGTTCATCCTGCCCTCGGACGACGCCTCCACGACTGAGCGATTCGCCGCCGAGGTCGTGCCCGCGGTCCGCGAGCTCGTCGCGACGGCCCGCGGAACGAGCCATGACTGA
- a CDS encoding MarR family winged helix-turn-helix transcriptional regulator, whose translation MTEWLDAEEQRTWRGVLAMHDDLMTALAQGLKAQSDLSAADYAVLANLSEAPDGVLRARELRCLLRWEKSRLAHHIRRMEQRGLVRRDACLDDGRAPLVSITADGRTAIDAAAPTHVAQVRELFFDVLTPAQLTTLREAAEAVVARIALSEDDADAGC comes from the coding sequence ATGACTGAGTGGCTCGACGCCGAGGAGCAGCGCACGTGGCGCGGCGTCCTGGCGATGCACGACGACCTGATGACCGCCCTCGCGCAGGGACTCAAGGCGCAGTCCGACCTCTCGGCGGCGGACTACGCCGTGCTGGCGAACCTCTCGGAGGCGCCCGACGGCGTGCTGCGCGCGCGTGAGCTCCGCTGCCTGCTGCGCTGGGAGAAGAGCCGGCTGGCCCATCACATCCGGAGGATGGAGCAGCGTGGCCTCGTGCGCCGCGACGCGTGCCTGGACGACGGTCGAGCCCCGCTGGTGAGCATCACGGCCGATGGCCGGACCGCGATCGACGCGGCCGCGCCGACGCACGTCGCGCAGGTGCGCGAGCTGTTCTTCGACGTGCTCACTCCCGCCCAGCTCACCACGTTGAGGGAGGCGGCGGAGGCGGTGGTCGCCCGCATCGCCCTCAGCGAGGACGATGCGGACGCCGGCTGCTGA
- a CDS encoding class I SAM-dependent methyltransferase — MTSSSRQPRWFTDTQPGHSQWFVERFRALEAEGKDLLGEARFADMLADRGSRILDAGCGTGRMAAALQAAGHVAFGVDVDPELIAAAESDHPGPSYAVADLSELTTADVGGETMDLVICAGNVLVFVAPGTELRVLERLCEVTRPGGRVVIGCRPEATYPFEQYDADLATLASRGIAHVEHRFSTWHLDPFEAGADFAVTVLRRGEASSDVA; from the coding sequence ATGACCTCCTCCTCCCGGCAGCCACGGTGGTTCACCGACACCCAGCCCGGCCACTCGCAGTGGTTCGTCGAGCGCTTCCGCGCCCTGGAGGCCGAGGGGAAGGACCTGCTCGGCGAGGCGAGGTTCGCCGACATGCTGGCCGACCGAGGGTCGCGGATCCTCGACGCGGGCTGCGGCACGGGTCGGATGGCCGCGGCGCTGCAGGCCGCCGGCCACGTGGCGTTCGGGGTGGACGTCGATCCCGAGCTGATCGCCGCCGCGGAGTCCGATCACCCGGGCCCGTCCTACGCCGTGGCGGACCTCAGCGAGCTGACGACGGCCGACGTCGGCGGCGAGACGATGGACCTCGTGATCTGCGCCGGGAACGTGCTGGTCTTCGTGGCGCCCGGAACCGAGCTGCGGGTCCTCGAGCGGCTGTGCGAGGTGACCCGTCCCGGCGGGCGCGTCGTGATCGGCTGCCGGCCGGAGGCGACGTACCCGTTCGAGCAGTACGACGCCGACCTGGCCACGCTGGCCAGCCGCGGCATCGCTCACGTCGAGCACCGGTTCTCGACCTGGCACCTCGATCCGTTCGAGGCCGGCGCCGACTTCGCGGTCACCGTCCTGAGGCGCGGCGAGGCGAGTTCCGACGTAGCGTGA
- a CDS encoding carboxymuconolactone decarboxylase family protein — MTSSFRIPAAPMTSPVARAVSAAARRMYGRVPDLVPVMWHHPKVLRSVLAWERRVGTWDTLDPHLKSFAVMASAASIGCSWCLDFGYYLAHDEGLDERKVREVPRWRDSDVFTPLEREVMAYAEAMTATPPTVTDEQVASLREALGDAALVELTMMVAVENQRSRFNSAAGLASQGFSDVCELPLAAAPTMESQ; from the coding sequence ATGACCAGCTCGTTCCGCATCCCCGCCGCGCCGATGACCTCGCCGGTGGCACGCGCCGTCTCGGCGGCCGCTCGCCGCATGTACGGCCGCGTCCCGGACCTGGTGCCGGTGATGTGGCACCACCCGAAGGTGCTGCGCTCGGTACTGGCGTGGGAGCGGCGCGTCGGCACGTGGGACACGCTCGACCCGCACCTCAAGTCGTTCGCGGTGATGGCGTCGGCCGCGAGCATCGGGTGCAGCTGGTGCCTGGACTTCGGCTACTACCTGGCGCACGACGAGGGTCTCGATGAGCGCAAGGTGCGCGAGGTGCCGCGCTGGCGCGACTCCGACGTCTTCACGCCGCTCGAGCGCGAGGTGATGGCCTACGCGGAGGCGATGACGGCGACCCCGCCGACCGTCACGGACGAGCAGGTCGCGAGCCTGCGTGAGGCGTTGGGCGACGCGGCGCTGGTCGAGTTGACCATGATGGTGGCCGTGGAGAACCAACGATCGCGCTTCAACTCCGCGGCCGGCCTGGCCAGCCAGGGCTTCAGCGACGTGTGCGAGCTGCCGTTGGCGGCTGCCCCGACGATGGAGTCGCAGTGA
- a CDS encoding RNA polymerase sigma-70 factor, whose amino-acid sequence MTDVLAEFTAHRPLLFTVAYEMLGSAADAEDVVQEVWLRWSADDREDVQDPRAYLVRIVTRLALNRLRSLARQRESYVGPWLPEPLETVPDVADDVALAESVSTAMMLVLETLGSTERAVFVLREVFDLPYDEIAAAVDRTPDNVRQIARRARAHVAARRPRSEVTAQERTEVLVRFQRAIAEGDLQQLLDVISPDVVLISDGGGKASAARRPILGRDRVLRFLAAVMPADMRVEAVWINGENGLVIREAGAVTAIATAVVEGGVVTTMHVVRNPDKLSLPGPVRLSR is encoded by the coding sequence GTGACCGACGTCCTGGCCGAGTTCACGGCGCACCGTCCACTGCTGTTCACCGTGGCCTACGAGATGCTCGGCTCCGCGGCGGACGCCGAGGACGTGGTGCAGGAGGTCTGGCTGCGCTGGAGCGCGGACGACCGCGAGGACGTGCAGGACCCACGCGCGTACCTCGTGCGGATCGTCACCCGCCTGGCGCTCAACCGCCTGCGCTCACTCGCCCGGCAGCGTGAGTCGTACGTCGGCCCGTGGCTGCCCGAGCCGCTCGAGACGGTGCCCGACGTCGCCGACGACGTGGCGCTCGCCGAGTCGGTATCGACGGCGATGATGCTCGTCCTGGAGACGCTCGGCAGCACGGAGCGCGCCGTCTTCGTGCTGCGCGAGGTCTTCGACCTGCCCTACGACGAGATCGCCGCGGCGGTGGACCGCACGCCGGACAACGTGCGCCAGATCGCGCGGCGGGCCCGGGCGCACGTGGCCGCGCGTCGCCCTCGGTCGGAGGTCACGGCCCAGGAGCGCACCGAGGTCCTCGTGCGGTTCCAGCGAGCCATCGCCGAGGGCGACCTGCAGCAGCTGCTCGACGTGATCTCGCCCGATGTCGTGCTGATCAGCGACGGGGGAGGCAAGGCCAGCGCGGCGCGCCGGCCGATCCTGGGTCGCGACAGGGTGCTGCGCTTCCTGGCCGCCGTCATGCCGGCCGACATGCGGGTGGAGGCGGTGTGGATCAACGGCGAGAACGGCCTCGTGATCCGCGAGGCCGGAGCCGTGACCGCGATCGCGACCGCCGTGGTGGAGGGCGGCGTGGTCACGACCATGCACGTCGTACGGAACCCGGACAAGCTCTCGCTGCCCGGGCCCGTCCGCCTCTCGCGCTGA